From the genome of Cedecea lapagei, one region includes:
- a CDS encoding tyrosine-type recombinase/integrase has translation MAGKQEGKPLSFKAVEMMKPGDQDKADVGENRGLGVSCGTTGVKSFFYRYTSPLTGKLAQVKIGNFPQTSLSAARLKLHELKLLRQEGRCPATELKQDKLQRAIEAEQAKIPELTVQGLVELYLTERIEDRKTKDGKVIPGARKPKGQAEVRRTLYGDAVKSLGARNAAEITRQDVINLINGIVARGATVQAGNVLRELSLAYEFAIGLGRFDDSFANPALLAKSSLRQTRIKLTNGRGTRVLSEDELAKFLKWLPGSAYTPTIKNVLRLTLWTGCCTGEVCNMAWKDVDLEKGTIHLRETKTGVERYVQLSDQAIDFLKVLRLTSDKYLFPSQATKKPIQQKYLTENSWRLRERGHMLDIPHWTPHDLRRTLRTGLSRLQCPNEVAEAVLGHTRGGIEGIYNLYKYDAECKQWLQAWADYLEAISMGNNDAKLVFF, from the coding sequence ATGGCAGGAAAACAAGAGGGAAAGCCACTTTCGTTTAAAGCGGTAGAAATGATGAAGCCTGGCGACCAAGACAAGGCTGACGTTGGCGAAAATCGTGGCTTAGGTGTCTCCTGTGGTACAACTGGGGTTAAGTCTTTTTTCTACCGTTACACAAGTCCTCTGACTGGCAAGCTTGCTCAGGTTAAAATTGGTAACTTCCCGCAGACTTCTCTCTCCGCTGCACGTCTTAAACTTCACGAATTAAAGCTTCTCCGACAGGAAGGTCGTTGTCCTGCGACTGAACTCAAACAAGATAAGCTCCAGCGTGCGATTGAGGCTGAACAAGCTAAGATCCCTGAATTGACCGTACAGGGATTAGTTGAACTGTATCTTACCGAACGTATTGAGGATCGTAAAACGAAGGACGGGAAGGTTATTCCCGGCGCCAGAAAGCCGAAAGGGCAGGCTGAGGTTCGTCGTACTCTCTATGGTGACGCCGTTAAAAGCTTAGGAGCCCGAAATGCTGCTGAGATTACGCGCCAGGATGTTATTAATTTAATCAATGGCATTGTAGCTCGAGGTGCAACCGTACAGGCTGGTAATGTACTGAGGGAGCTTTCACTTGCATATGAATTTGCAATTGGCCTTGGGCGCTTTGATGACAGTTTTGCGAATCCAGCGCTGTTAGCAAAATCCAGCTTACGACAGACCAGAATCAAGCTCACAAATGGACGAGGAACACGAGTACTGAGCGAGGATGAACTTGCAAAATTTCTTAAATGGCTTCCGGGTTCGGCTTATACGCCAACGATCAAAAACGTGTTACGTCTGACCCTCTGGACCGGGTGTTGTACCGGTGAAGTCTGCAATATGGCATGGAAGGATGTTGATCTTGAAAAAGGCACCATTCATCTTAGAGAAACCAAGACTGGGGTAGAGCGTTACGTTCAGTTATCGGATCAGGCGATCGACTTTCTCAAAGTTCTACGCCTTACCTCTGACAAATATCTATTCCCTTCTCAGGCTACTAAGAAGCCAATCCAGCAGAAGTATCTAACTGAAAACTCATGGCGTTTACGTGAAAGAGGTCATATGCTTGATATACCTCATTGGACGCCGCACGATTTGCGTCGTACTTTACGAACAGGACTCTCCCGCTTACAGTGTCCTAATGAGGTTGCAGAGGCGGTATTGGGGCATACGCGGGGCGGCATTGAAGGGATCTATAACCTGTATAAGTATGATGCTGAGTGCAAGCAGTGGTTACAGGCTTGGGCGGATTATTTGGAGGCTATTTCCATGGGCAATAATGATGCTAAGTTAGTTTTCTTTTAA
- a CDS encoding ParA family protein — protein sequence MRIVVAQHKGGVGKTTLAVHVAGVLKSEYYKSYLIDCDSQGDAFRFFSGAVPQSSLEHKRGMDNVDVLWNPERLKMSNKNAFSGYEHIVVDIDTRIENALSVILEINPDIVLLPVSNQFLSLSHAEDSVALIQKCEGIFGYKVKKLIVGMGTHFTTEKLQGYERLNIDYISDFDRCHSERKYIWDLDDEYEYLYGVFKLGVR from the coding sequence ATGAGAATAGTAGTTGCTCAGCATAAAGGTGGGGTTGGGAAAACGACGTTAGCCGTTCATGTTGCAGGAGTGTTGAAGTCTGAGTATTATAAATCATACCTAATTGATTGTGATTCTCAAGGGGATGCATTTCGATTTTTTAGTGGGGCAGTTCCGCAGTCATCACTTGAGCATAAGCGTGGAATGGATAATGTAGATGTCTTATGGAATCCAGAACGGCTAAAAATGAGCAACAAAAACGCATTTTCGGGTTACGAGCATATCGTAGTTGATATTGATACACGTATAGAAAATGCTTTATCAGTCATCCTCGAAATTAATCCTGATATTGTACTTTTACCAGTTAGTAATCAGTTTTTATCACTTAGCCATGCAGAAGATTCCGTAGCTTTAATTCAGAAGTGTGAAGGTATTTTTGGTTACAAGGTGAAAAAACTAATCGTTGGAATGGGAACTCACTTCACAACAGAGAAATTACAAGGGTATGAAAGATTAAATATTGATTATATTTCAGATTTTGATAGGTGTCATTCTGAGAGGAAGTATATTTGGGATTTAGATGATGAATATGAATATTTGTATGGTGTTTTTAAATTAGGAGTGCGGTAA
- a CDS encoding restriction endonuclease, producing the protein MSRQSYFIINAILQLSNATKQVMGQRIAYFLGLNPGPRGADDGIDGSININGVKIQFQSKLRASNLDKDDARALYADIAYHKPNVVIMLSGVGYKETFTQRLFFYDDIKSIKVHLLILRDILEHTDAFSRACADLPALRFLDEEIKKEIG; encoded by the coding sequence ATGAGTAGGCAATCTTATTTTATTATTAATGCAATACTGCAGTTGAGCAATGCAACAAAGCAGGTTATGGGGCAGCGGATTGCATATTTTTTAGGGTTAAATCCAGGGCCAAGAGGTGCTGATGATGGAATTGACGGTTCAATCAATATAAATGGAGTAAAAATTCAATTTCAATCTAAACTGAGAGCAAGCAATTTAGACAAAGATGATGCAAGGGCTCTGTATGCTGACATTGCCTATCATAAACCTAATGTTGTAATTATGTTGTCTGGGGTCGGTTATAAAGAAACATTCACCCAAAGGTTATTTTTTTACGATGACATAAAAAGTATCAAAGTTCATCTTCTTATATTACGAGATATTCTGGAGCATACGGATGCTTTCTCTAGAGCTTGTGCTGACCTCCCAGCGTTGAGATTTTTAGATGAGGAAATTAAAAAGGAAATTGGGTGA
- a CDS encoding acyl-CoA dehydrogenase gives MNRKLLALLMTAITLPVAAEQYVKPGAVLTLHPGKGNAEFNINASTGDGSGVCNMEGTAQQIAAGESQKRRWVWNDNTSQCVAVVSELKNGKASVMTRGCEGYCGISAAGTMDGLFNKQ, from the coding sequence ATGAATAGAAAACTGTTGGCCTTATTGATGACAGCCATAACGCTACCTGTCGCAGCAGAGCAGTACGTAAAACCCGGAGCGGTTCTAACCCTGCATCCGGGAAAGGGCAATGCTGAATTCAACATTAATGCCTCAACGGGGGATGGTTCGGGCGTATGCAATATGGAGGGGACAGCACAGCAAATAGCTGCCGGAGAAAGCCAGAAGCGTCGCTGGGTCTGGAATGACAATACCAGCCAGTGTGTCGCAGTAGTTAGTGAACTGAAAAACGGTAAGGCCAGCGTGATGACTCGTGGTTGCGAAGGCTACTGTGGGATTTCTGCGGCAGGCACAATGGATGGTCTATTTAATAAGCAGTAA
- a CDS encoding helix-turn-helix domain-containing protein encodes MVKLMADSADKLVGQRIQTRRKEAGLTAADLAETIDISQQQLSRYERGTNKINIAHLVKIAVTLKTPISWFFIDCMEDLNVSDIPINYATGLDIELKQRLEQVWNKLDNTKRKSLIMFLDEFIK; translated from the coding sequence ATGGTAAAACTGATGGCAGATTCAGCTGATAAGCTGGTAGGGCAGCGTATTCAGACTAGACGTAAAGAAGCAGGGCTTACTGCTGCCGATCTTGCAGAGACTATCGATATCTCTCAACAACAACTTTCCCGCTATGAACGCGGAACGAATAAGATCAATATTGCTCATTTAGTCAAAATTGCCGTTACTTTAAAAACTCCAATCAGCTGGTTCTTTATTGATTGTATGGAGGATTTAAATGTTTCTGATATCCCGATTAACTATGCCACTGGGCTTGACATTGAATTAAAACAACGTCTCGAGCAAGTCTGGAATAAGCTAGACAACACTAAGAGGAAAAGCTTAATTATGTTTTTAGATGAGTTTATAAAATAA
- a CDS encoding DUF2787 family protein, whose amino-acid sequence MPVDQELINIIINEAGNPPPHKAKITAVSLLFKKLCYSTEKGGYHPVEIRLVSRNDEWYFDYITDFSYMGVIYPELEKEIDISWSQQYVFLAHVGDLPVNAGRELFELWQSNFIQYHAMNIYTITVLWES is encoded by the coding sequence ATGCCCGTCGATCAGGAATTAATAAATATCATAATAAATGAAGCGGGAAATCCTCCGCCGCATAAAGCCAAAATTACAGCCGTCAGTCTGTTATTTAAAAAACTGTGTTACAGCACTGAAAAGGGCGGTTACCATCCTGTCGAAATACGGCTTGTTTCACGCAATGATGAATGGTATTTCGATTACATCACCGACTTCAGTTATATGGGCGTGATTTACCCAGAACTGGAAAAGGAAATTGATATTAGCTGGAGTCAGCAATATGTCTTTCTGGCTCATGTTGGTGACCTGCCTGTTAACGCCGGAAGGGAGTTATTTGAACTCTGGCAATCCAACTTTATTCAGTATCACGCCATGAACATCTACACCATTACCGTCCTGTGGGAAAGCTAA
- the radC gene encoding RadC family protein: protein MAMFTQRETRILDQARDIISRYYQRGVQLCSPNDVRRCVMVELAPLEHEEFGIILLDNQNQLLHKEILFRGTLNTVSVHPREVIKRVLKHNAAAVILVHNHPSGELEPSRCDIRLTKKLQELLEMLDVRLLDHFIVAGTETVSMAERGLV, encoded by the coding sequence ATGGCCATGTTTACCCAGCGTGAAACCCGTATCCTTGACCAGGCGCGTGACATTATCAGCCGGTACTACCAGCGCGGGGTTCAACTCTGTTCCCCTAATGATGTGCGACGGTGCGTAATGGTTGAGTTGGCACCGCTTGAACATGAAGAGTTTGGCATCATCCTGCTCGATAATCAGAATCAGCTACTGCACAAGGAAATCCTGTTCAGGGGGACGTTAAACACGGTTAGCGTTCACCCCCGCGAAGTTATCAAGCGTGTGCTGAAACATAACGCCGCCGCCGTCATCCTTGTCCACAACCACCCCAGCGGCGAGCTTGAACCCAGCCGCTGCGATATCAGGTTGACTAAAAAGCTTCAGGAACTGCTCGAAATGCTGGATGTGCGGCTGCTTGACCACTTTATCGTGGCGGGGACTGAAACGGTGTCTATGGCTGAACGGGGGCTAGTGTGA
- a CDS encoding tyrosine-type recombinase/integrase yields MSRAALRQIQPVVQTSMFDAYIGGLAPSGRRGITSLLNRSASILKHGMDADNYPWEQLNYAAVAKVRAALLDDGYAVSSVNMALSALRGVVQTAFNLNCMDAETLARIRSVKRVSGDIQRKGRALDKQEIRALIHAAKQHPQPVRRYRDAAIVLTLCGTGLRAGELVKLERRDYDNGILTVRQGKGRKYREIHVADAVDKAIRAWLKVSANEAENALFSRIQRNSKVASQPLTTTGLTGILEQLQHTSGIARFTPHDMRRTFITRLLEQGVDINTVRQLAGHSDISTTTRYDCRGESMKISASKRIRCF; encoded by the coding sequence ATGAGCAGGGCTGCATTACGCCAGATTCAGCCAGTGGTGCAAACTAGCATGTTCGATGCGTATATTGGCGGTCTTGCACCATCGGGACGGCGGGGTATCACCAGCCTGTTAAACCGCAGCGCCAGCATACTTAAACACGGTATGGATGCAGATAACTATCCGTGGGAACAGCTTAACTACGCCGCCGTCGCTAAAGTACGTGCGGCACTGCTGGATGACGGTTACGCTGTGTCGTCGGTCAACATGGCGCTGTCAGCACTCCGGGGTGTGGTGCAGACGGCCTTTAATCTCAACTGCATGGATGCCGAAACGCTGGCACGTATCCGATCAGTGAAGCGCGTGAGCGGTGATATCCAGCGCAAAGGAAGGGCTCTAGACAAACAGGAAATCCGTGCGCTGATTCATGCCGCAAAACAGCATCCGCAACCGGTACGGCGCTACCGTGATGCCGCTATTGTGCTGACGCTTTGTGGAACGGGCCTGCGGGCCGGGGAACTGGTTAAACTTGAACGCCGGGACTATGACAACGGTATCCTGACGGTGAGGCAAGGAAAGGGGCGCAAATACCGCGAAATTCATGTGGCGGATGCGGTGGACAAGGCCATCCGCGCATGGCTTAAAGTCAGTGCAAACGAAGCTGAAAACGCACTGTTCAGCCGTATTCAGCGCAACAGTAAGGTGGCCAGCCAGCCTCTGACAACAACCGGGTTAACGGGTATCCTAGAGCAGTTACAGCATACGTCAGGCATAGCGCGGTTTACTCCACATGATATGCGGCGCACCTTCATCACCCGTTTGCTGGAGCAGGGCGTGGATATCAACACCGTCCGCCAACTGGCAGGCCACAGCGACATATCCACGACAACCCGCTATGACTGTCGTGGTGAGAGCATGAAAATCAGCGCCAGTAAACGCATCAGGTGTTTTTAG
- a CDS encoding helix-turn-helix transcriptional regulator: protein MNTNRILRKKEVLHLTGISSATLYRLISKGVFPLSKKLTGDSGRAVGWLESDINNWVNSRMQAGK from the coding sequence ATGAACACCAACCGTATTTTGCGTAAAAAAGAGGTTCTTCATCTGACGGGGATCTCGTCAGCGACGTTGTACCGACTCATCTCGAAAGGAGTCTTTCCTTTGTCAAAGAAGCTAACGGGTGACAGTGGCCGGGCGGTGGGTTGGCTGGAGAGTGATATCAATAACTGGGTTAACAGTCGTATGCAGGCGGGAAAATAA
- a CDS encoding IS110 family RNA-guided transposase has product MQNDHKSSESVILGVDTHLDIHVGAVISQAGKLLGTHIIQTNQTGYLELLDWARSFGCLERAGIEGTGTYGAALTRYLIKNGIYVVEVNRPDRSKRRLEGKSDPLDAENAARSVLSGSSKAIPKMQSGACEALRIISVARRSAVKARTQAINQLRALLVSAPQDVRDKLWKSKPHECVTACINSEVSEYSPLRIALCNTLRSLAKRWMALTEELNELDESLDKLTRKYASHLRSQFGVGPQTAATLLAVAGDNPERLKNEAALASLCGVNPLPASSGKTVRHRLNRGGSREANNALWTIALVRMRSDPRTRIYVDRRTGEGLSTKEILRCLKRYIVRELYPLILSDLAYANRPLLT; this is encoded by the coding sequence ATGCAAAACGACCACAAATCTTCTGAAAGCGTGATCCTGGGGGTTGATACACACCTTGATATTCATGTCGGTGCTGTTATCAGTCAGGCAGGTAAACTGCTTGGCACTCACATTATTCAAACAAATCAAACTGGTTATCTGGAACTACTTGATTGGGCTCGTTCTTTTGGGTGTCTCGAACGAGCTGGCATTGAAGGAACCGGAACGTATGGTGCCGCATTAACACGTTATCTCATTAAGAATGGCATTTATGTGGTTGAAGTTAATCGGCCAGATCGCTCAAAACGTCGCCTTGAAGGGAAGTCAGATCCCCTGGATGCAGAAAATGCAGCCCGGTCAGTTCTTTCAGGGAGCAGCAAGGCCATACCCAAAATGCAGTCCGGCGCGTGTGAAGCTCTCCGGATTATCAGTGTTGCCCGACGCAGTGCAGTAAAAGCCCGCACGCAGGCGATTAATCAGCTTCGTGCGCTGCTGGTTAGTGCCCCGCAGGATGTCCGCGACAAACTCTGGAAATCGAAACCACACGAATGCGTTACCGCCTGCATTAACAGCGAGGTATCAGAGTATTCTCCATTGCGGATAGCCCTGTGCAACACTCTTCGAAGCCTTGCGAAACGATGGATGGCCCTGACTGAAGAGCTGAATGAACTGGACGAATCACTGGATAAACTGACCCGTAAATATGCCAGTCATCTTCGTAGCCAGTTTGGGGTAGGACCACAGACGGCTGCAACACTGCTGGCCGTTGCAGGTGATAACCCCGAACGTTTAAAAAATGAAGCGGCTCTGGCATCGCTCTGTGGCGTAAATCCGTTGCCAGCATCATCGGGAAAAACTGTCAGGCACAGATTAAACCGCGGCGGCTCACGCGAAGCTAATAACGCCCTGTGGACAATAGCCCTTGTGCGTATGCGTAGTGATCCGCGCACAAGAATCTATGTCGACAGAAGGACTGGTGAAGGGCTGTCGACCAAAGAGATCCTGAGATGCCTGAAGCGCTACATCGTCCGTGAACTCTATCCATTGATTTTATCAGATCTCGCCTATGCCAATCGCCCGCTCTTGACATAG
- a CDS encoding IS110 family RNA-guided transposase yields MNIVFLGIDLAKNVFQLCGLNQAGKPVYTKRTGRNELLQTLANIPACLIGIEASTGAFYWQREFEKLGHKVKVISPQYVKPFVRGQKNDGNDAQAIAVALMQPTMQFVPPKSPEQQDIQALHRARQRIVNHRTATVCQIRGLLLDRGIPIGSAVSRARRAIPLILEDAENGLSSCMRRTIAELYDLFNDLERRIHFFDKEIETVFRQSEACQRIAKVKGIGPKTATAVVAAIGKGTEFKNGRHFAAWLGLVPRQHSSGDRLVLMNMTKKGDKHLRTLFIHGARAVVRVATNNNDGYMNQWVNQLKERRGFNKTTVAVANKNARIIWSMLRNETEYQIVGS; encoded by the coding sequence ATGAATATCGTATTTCTGGGTATTGATCTGGCTAAAAACGTTTTTCAGCTTTGCGGGTTAAACCAGGCAGGCAAACCGGTTTATACGAAGCGCACTGGCCGAAATGAATTACTCCAGACCCTGGCAAATATACCGGCCTGTCTGATCGGGATCGAAGCGTCCACAGGGGCATTTTACTGGCAGCGTGAGTTTGAGAAACTGGGGCATAAAGTAAAGGTTATCAGTCCTCAGTACGTAAAACCCTTCGTCCGCGGGCAAAAAAATGACGGTAATGATGCACAAGCCATCGCAGTGGCTCTGATGCAACCGACAATGCAGTTCGTGCCACCAAAAAGCCCGGAACAACAGGATATCCAGGCTTTACACCGGGCAAGGCAGCGTATTGTTAATCACCGTACCGCAACAGTTTGTCAGATAAGAGGGCTGTTACTTGACCGGGGGATCCCCATTGGTAGCGCAGTCTCCAGAGCCCGCCGGGCTATTCCCCTGATCCTTGAAGATGCAGAAAACGGTCTGAGCTCCTGTATGCGCAGAACAATTGCAGAGCTCTATGATCTCTTTAACGATCTCGAGCGTCGGATCCATTTTTTTGATAAGGAAATTGAAACAGTATTCAGGCAGTCAGAAGCCTGTCAGCGTATAGCCAAAGTTAAAGGCATCGGCCCTAAAACGGCTACGGCAGTTGTTGCCGCTATCGGCAAAGGAACTGAATTTAAGAATGGCCGTCACTTTGCTGCATGGCTTGGCCTGGTTCCGCGTCAGCACTCGAGCGGCGACAGGCTGGTACTGATGAATATGACAAAAAAGGGCGACAAGCATCTGCGGACACTTTTTATTCATGGTGCCCGCGCTGTCGTCAGGGTTGCCACGAATAACAATGATGGTTATATGAATCAGTGGGTTAACCAGTTAAAGGAGCGGCGCGGTTTTAATAAAACGACCGTGGCGGTCGCTAATAAAAACGCGAGAATAATCTGGTCGATGCTGAGAAATGAAACCGAGTATCAGATAGTGGGCAGTTAA